A genomic stretch from Leptotrichia sp. HSP-536 includes:
- a CDS encoding integrase core domain-containing protein: MDEKSTYQTTKFLETLEAELGFKIEKIQSDNGREFTNAENGKKTLFELKLEELGIEYMTTRPYSPWQNGKVERSHRLDSNYYLGKRFRSLEKLRRSVKRYCSRYNNISRKVLNFKSPNEMLKEYRTNN; the protein is encoded by the coding sequence GTGGATGAAAAAAGTACATACCAGACGACAAAATTTCTAGAAACGCTTGAAGCGGAGCTGGGCTTTAAAATAGAAAAAATACAAAGTGATAACGGCAGGGAGTTTACGAATGCGGAAAATGGCAAAAAGACACTATTTGAGCTAAAGCTGGAAGAACTAGGGATAGAATACATGACAACAAGACCGTATTCGCCGTGGCAGAATGGGAAAGTGGAAAGGAGCCACAGGCTGGACAGCAATTATTATTTAGGAAAAAGATTTAGAAGTCTGGAAAAATTAAGAAGGTCAGTAAAAAGATATTGCAGCAGATACAATAATATATCAAGAAAAGTATTAAATTTTAAAAGTCCAAATGAAATGCTGAAAGAATACAGGACAAACAATTAG
- the tnpB gene encoding IS200/IS605 family element RNA-guided endonuclease TnpB: MHPSLEQVIFFLKNFGCVRKVHNLMLDDRKKGYEEYKSAGIKTKYPTPAKYKEEYPYLKEVDSLALANAQLNLEKAFKNFLKNKDFGFPKYKCKSNPVQSYTTNNQNTIYINDRYIKLPKLKSLVKIKLHKEIKGIIKSVTISKNSLDHYFVSILCEEEIEELPKTNKNIGIDLGIKEFATMNDCTKVENLKLTKEYEKKLKREQRKLSRRCKLAKDSAKKISDSKNYQKQKKKVAKIHNKIRNKRKDFVNKLSTKIINNHDIICIEDLNIKGMLKNHKLAKSISDVSWSEFVRQLEYKANWYGRKIVKVPTFYPSSKTCSSCGNIKATLKLSERIYHCECCGLEIDRDYNASMNILRKGLEILKEEKVS; the protein is encoded by the coding sequence ATACATCCTAGCTTAGAACAAGTAATCTTTTTCTTAAAAAATTTTGGTTGTGTTAGAAAGGTTCATAACCTTATGTTAGATGATAGAAAGAAAGGTTATGAAGAATATAAATCAGCAGGAATCAAAACTAAATATCCTACTCCTGCTAAATATAAAGAAGAATATCCTTATTTAAAAGAAGTAGATAGTTTAGCACTTGCTAATGCACAATTAAATTTAGAAAAGGCTTTTAAGAATTTTCTTAAAAATAAAGATTTTGGTTTTCCAAAATATAAATGCAAATCTAATCCAGTTCAAAGTTATACTACAAATAATCAAAACACAATATACATTAATGATAGGTACATAAAACTTCCTAAATTAAAATCACTAGTCAAAATTAAATTACATAAAGAAATAAAAGGTATAATTAAATCAGTAACAATAAGTAAAAATAGTCTTGATCATTATTTTGTTTCAATATTATGTGAAGAAGAAATAGAAGAATTGCCAAAGACTAATAAAAATATTGGAATAGATTTAGGAATAAAAGAATTTGCAACAATGAATGATTGTACAAAAGTAGAAAATTTAAAGTTGACAAAAGAATATGAAAAAAAATTAAAAAGAGAACAAAGAAAATTATCAAGGAGATGTAAACTTGCTAAGGATAGCGCTAAAAAAATTTCAGATAGTAAGAACTATCAAAAACAAAAGAAAAAAGTAGCAAAAATACATAATAAAATTAGAAATAAAAGAAAAGACTTTGTAAATAAGTTGAGTACAAAAATTATTAATAACCACGATATAATTTGTATAGAAGACTTAAATATAAAGGGAATGTTGAAAAATCACAAATTAGCAAAAAGTATATCAGATGTAAGTTGGAGTGAATTTGTAAGACAACTAGAGTATAAAGCAAATTGGTATGGAAGAAAGATTGTAAAAGTACCTACATTTTATCCAAGTAGTAAGACTTGTTCTAGTTGTGGTAATATAAAAGCAACTCTGAAATTATCAGAAAGAATATATCATTGTGAATGTTGTGGACTAGAAATAGATAGAGATTACAATGCAAGTATGAATATATTAAGAAAAGGTTTAGAAATATTAAAAGAAGAAAAAGTAAGTTAG
- the nadA gene encoding quinolinate synthase NadA — protein sequence MKDRIKELQKEKDVAILAHYYVDGEVQELADYVGDSFYLAKVATKLKNKTIIMAGVYFMGESIKILNPEKTVHMVDVYADCPMAHMITIKKIKEMREKYDDLAVVCYINSTAEIKAYCDVCITSSNAVKIVSKLKEKNIFIVPDGNLASYIAKQVKNKNIILNEGYCCVHNLVHLENVIKLKNEYPNAKVLAHPECKEEILNLADYIGSTSGIIEEVLKGGDEFIIVTERGIQHKIYEKAPNKKLYFADTLICKSMKKNTLEKIEKILLEGGDKLEVDDEIAKKALIPLERMLELAGD from the coding sequence ATGAAAGACAGAATAAAGGAATTACAAAAGGAAAAAGATGTTGCAATTTTAGCTCATTATTATGTAGATGGAGAAGTTCAAGAGCTTGCTGACTATGTTGGAGATTCTTTTTACTTAGCAAAGGTAGCGACTAAGTTAAAGAACAAAACAATAATAATGGCAGGAGTATATTTTATGGGTGAAAGTATAAAAATTTTGAACCCAGAGAAAACAGTACATATGGTTGATGTTTATGCTGATTGCCCTATGGCACATATGATAACTATAAAAAAAATAAAAGAGATGAGAGAAAAATATGATGATTTAGCAGTTGTTTGCTATATAAATTCAACAGCAGAAATTAAAGCCTATTGTGATGTATGTATAACTTCATCTAATGCAGTTAAGATTGTAAGTAAATTAAAAGAAAAAAATATTTTTATAGTTCCTGATGGAAATTTGGCTTCATATATTGCAAAGCAAGTTAAAAATAAAAATATTATCTTAAATGAGGGATATTGTTGTGTACATAACTTAGTACATTTAGAAAATGTAATAAAATTAAAAAATGAATATCCTAATGCTAAGGTTTTGGCTCATCCAGAATGTAAAGAAGAAATTTTAAATTTAGCTGATTATATTGGAAGTACAAGTGGAATAATTGAAGAGGTTTTAAAAGGTGGAGATGAATTTATAATTGTGACTGAAAGAGGAATACAGCATAAGATTTATGAAAAAGCTCCTAATAAAAAGCTATATTTTGCAGATACTTTAATATGTAAAAGTATGAAGAAAAATACTTTAGAAAAAATAGAAAAAATTTTATTAGAAGGTGGAGATAAATTAGAAGTTGATGATGAAATAGCTAAAAAAGCTCTAATTCCATTAGAAAGAATGTTAGAATTGGCAGGAGATTAA
- a CDS encoding L-aspartate oxidase, which produces MKVENCDVVIIGSGVAGLICALTLDKKFKIILLTKKKLKDSNSYLAQGGISVCRGKEDREEYIEDTLIAGHYKNNKEAVEILVDESEEAIKTLIENGVKFTGDKKGLFYTREGGHSKFRILYCEDQTGKYIMESLIEKVLERDNIKIIEDCEFLDIIEKENTCLGILAKKEEIFAIKSEFTVLATGGLGGIYKNTTNFSHIKGDGIAVAIRHNIELKDISYIQIHPTTFYTKENERKFLISESVRGEGAILLNQKLERFTDELKPRDKVTKAILEEMKKDNSEYEWLDFSTINLDIKERFPNIYNHLMKKGIDPLKDKVPIVPAQHYTMGGIKVDMNSKTSIKNLYAIGEVACTGVHGQNRLASNSLLESVVFAKRASQSIIDENNISVYNNITDDIFKNIVDKILIFDEKENKNIIMQRIREDEFEKNR; this is translated from the coding sequence ATGAAAGTTGAAAATTGTGATGTAGTTATAATTGGTTCTGGTGTTGCAGGTTTAATATGTGCTTTGACCTTAGATAAAAAATTTAAAATAATATTATTAACAAAGAAAAAACTTAAAGATAGCAATTCCTATCTTGCACAGGGAGGAATATCTGTTTGTAGAGGAAAAGAAGATAGAGAAGAATATATTGAAGATACCTTAATTGCAGGTCATTATAAAAATAATAAAGAAGCAGTTGAAATATTAGTTGATGAATCAGAAGAAGCTATAAAGACTTTAATTGAAAATGGAGTAAAGTTTACAGGAGATAAAAAAGGTCTATTCTATACAAGAGAGGGAGGACATAGTAAATTTAGGATTCTATATTGTGAAGACCAAACTGGTAAATATATAATGGAAAGCCTTATAGAAAAAGTTTTAGAGAGAGATAATATAAAAATAATTGAAGATTGTGAGTTTTTAGATATTATTGAAAAAGAAAATACTTGTTTGGGAATATTAGCAAAAAAAGAAGAAATATTTGCTATAAAATCAGAATTTACAGTATTAGCAACAGGTGGCTTGGGTGGAATATATAAAAATACTACCAATTTTTCTCATATAAAGGGAGATGGAATTGCAGTAGCTATTAGGCATAACATAGAATTAAAGGACATTTCATATATACAAATACATCCAACTACATTCTATACAAAGGAAAATGAAAGAAAGTTTTTAATTTCAGAATCAGTAAGAGGGGAAGGAGCAATACTTTTAAATCAAAAATTAGAAAGATTTACAGATGAATTAAAACCTAGGGATAAAGTAACAAAGGCAATATTAGAAGAGATGAAAAAAGATAATTCTGAATATGAGTGGCTAGATTTTAGTACAATAAATTTAGATATTAAAGAGAGATTCCCTAATATCTATAATCATTTAATGAAAAAAGGTATAGACCCACTTAAAGATAAAGTCCCAATAGTTCCTGCTCAACATTATACAATGGGAGGAATTAAGGTTGATATGAACTCTAAAACTTCAATAAAAAATTTATATGCTATTGGTGAAGTTGCTTGTACAGGTGTTCACGGTCAAAATAGACTTGCAAGCAATTCATTACTAGAAAGTGTTGTATTTGCAAAAAGAGCTTCACAGTCAATTATTGACGAAAATAATATTTCTGTTTATAATAACATAACAGATGATATTTTTAAAAATATAGTGGATAAAATTTTAATATTTGATGAAAAAGAAAATAAAAATATCATAATGCAAAGGATAAGAGAAGATGAATTTGAGAAAAATAGATAA
- the nadC gene encoding carboxylating nicotinate-nucleotide diphosphorylase, translating into MNLRKIDKFQMDESIKLALKEDITFEDISTNAIYKNDKLAEILLYSKEDGILAGLDVFKRVFELLDNSVEFTEYKKDGDKLLNKDLILKIKADVKTILSAERTALNYLQRMSGIASYTQKMVEALDDKNILLLDTRKTTPNMRIFEKYAVRVGGGYNHRYNLSDAIMLKDNHIDAAGSITEAIKLAREYSPFIKKIEIEVEDLKGVEEAVKAGADIIMLDNMDVETIKKAIKIINKQAIIECSGNVDITNINRFKGLEIDYISSGAITHSAKILDLSLKNLRYVDD; encoded by the coding sequence ATGAATTTGAGAAAAATAGATAAATTTCAAATGGATGAGTCAATTAAATTAGCTTTAAAAGAAGATATAACTTTTGAAGATATTAGTACAAATGCTATCTATAAAAATGATAAATTAGCAGAGATTTTACTTTATTCAAAAGAAGATGGTATTTTAGCAGGGCTTGATGTGTTCAAAAGAGTTTTTGAATTATTGGATAATTCAGTTGAATTTACAGAGTATAAAAAAGATGGAGATAAACTTTTAAATAAAGATTTAATATTGAAAATAAAAGCTGATGTAAAAACAATATTATCAGCTGAAAGAACAGCTTTGAACTATTTACAGAGAATGAGTGGAATTGCAAGCTATACTCAAAAAATGGTGGAGGCACTAGATGACAAGAATATATTGTTGCTAGATACTAGAAAGACTACTCCTAATATGAGAATATTTGAAAAGTATGCAGTTAGAGTAGGTGGTGGCTATAATCATAGATACAATCTTTCAGATGCTATAATGTTAAAAGATAATCATATTGATGCAGCTGGCTCTATAACAGAGGCAATAAAACTTGCAAGAGAATACTCTCCTTTTATTAAAAAAATTGAAATAGAAGTTGAAGATTTAAAAGGAGTGGAAGAAGCAGTTAAAGCTGGAGCAGATATAATTATGCTGGATAATATGGATGTAGAAACAATTAAAAAGGCTATAAAAATTATAAATAAGCAGGCTATAATAGAATGTTCAGGAAATGTAGATATAACTAATATAAATCGTTTTAAAGGATTAGAAATAGACTATATTTCAAGTGGGGCTATAACGCATTCAGCTAAAATTTTAGATTTAAGTTTGAAAAATTTGAGGTATGTAGATGATTGA
- a CDS encoding transcription repressor NadR, with product MIEREEREKKILEILRDSETLVSGTYLAEFFDVSRQVIVQDIAILKAKNIDIISTNRGYRLLSKGIKKVIKVKHDDAEIRNELNAIVDLGASVEDVFVIHKTYGEIRVKLDIKSRRDVDLLVENINSKLSKPLKNLTDNCHYHTIIAENENIFKEVEDKLKELGILMEE from the coding sequence ATGATTGAAAGAGAAGAGAGAGAAAAGAAAATACTTGAGATATTAAGAGATAGTGAAACTCTTGTTAGTGGGACATATCTTGCAGAATTTTTTGATGTTTCAAGACAGGTTATAGTACAGGATATAGCAATATTAAAAGCTAAAAATATAGATATTATTTCAACTAATAGAGGTTATAGATTACTATCAAAAGGAATAAAAAAAGTTATTAAAGTTAAACATGATGATGCAGAAATTAGAAATGAGTTAAATGCTATTGTAGACCTTGGAGCAAGTGTTGAAGATGTTTTTGTTATCCATAAAACTTATGGGGAAATAAGGGTAAAGTTGGATATAAAATCAAGGAGAGATGTTGATTTATTGGTAGAAAATATAAATTCTAAATTGAGTAAACCTTTAAAAAATTTGACAGATAATTGTCATTACCATACTATAATAGCTGAAAATGAGAATATTTTTAAAGAAGTTGAGGATAAACTAAAAGAGCTTGGAATTTTGATGGAAGAATAA
- a CDS encoding DUF1877 family protein yields the protein MLSSRNGLSAIYSVPEDNLLSEFIIGSENFNDEAEEFARYIPTEKVIEISKKLNEINFQDYLKDFDMTNFAENGIYPDIWDYTEEKEEIMEELSEHFENLKEFYNKVAENKNIVVVTIC from the coding sequence ATATTATCTAGCAGAAATGGACTTTCTGCAATCTACAGTGTTCCTGAAGATAATCTACTAAGTGAATTTATTATAGGTAGTGAAAACTTTAATGATGAAGCTGAAGAGTTTGCAAGATATATTCCAACTGAGAAAGTAATAGAAATTTCTAAAAAATTGAATGAAATAAATTTTCAAGATTATTTAAAAGATTTTGATATGACTAACTTTGCTGAAAATGGAATTTATCCAGATATTTGGGACTATACAGAAGAAAAAGAAGAAATAATGGAAGAACTTTCTGAACATTTTGAAAATTTAAAAGAATTCTATAATAAAGTTGCTGAAAATAAAAATATAGTTGTTGTAACTATTTGTTAG
- the yihA gene encoding ribosome biogenesis GTP-binding protein YihA/YsxC, whose protein sequence is MEINKSEFVKSAVVEKDYPEFNNIVEFSFIGRSNVGKSSLINSLTKRKSLARTSKTPGRTQLINYFLINDKIHFVDLPGYGFAKVPDAVKKNWGKTIESYLISNREKIVFLLLDLRRVPSNEDMEMLKWLEHFGIEYYIIFTKADKLSNNEKFKQLKEIRKKLVFKNEDVFFYSSLKNTGREELLNFIGKRIAEK, encoded by the coding sequence ATGGAAATAAATAAATCTGAATTTGTAAAATCTGCAGTTGTAGAAAAAGATTATCCAGAATTTAATAATATTGTGGAATTTTCATTTATTGGAAGATCGAATGTAGGAAAATCTTCATTGATAAATTCTTTAACAAAGAGAAAAAGTTTGGCTAGAACGAGTAAAACTCCAGGAAGAACGCAGTTAATCAATTATTTTCTAATAAATGACAAAATTCATTTTGTTGATTTGCCAGGATACGGATTTGCAAAAGTACCTGATGCCGTTAAGAAAAACTGGGGAAAAACTATTGAAAGCTATTTAATTTCAAATCGTGAAAAAATTGTATTTTTATTGCTTGATTTACGTAGAGTTCCGTCAAACGAAGATATGGAAATGTTAAAGTGGCTGGAACATTTTGGAATTGAATATTATATAATTTTTACAAAGGCGGATAAATTGTCAAATAATGAAAAATTCAAGCAGTTAAAGGAAATTAGGAAAAAATTAGTGTTTAAAAACGAAGATGTGTTTTTTTATTCTTCATTAAAGAATACAGGAAGAGAAGAGTTATTAAATTTTATAGGGAAAAGAATTGCTGAAAAATAA
- a CDS encoding LCP family protein: MKQVLLILLIALVTLIAWLCVPFNILVIGVDAYANQPTEGSRSDGLIVIRVIPYLAQIKMVSIPRDTYAEIPCENYKQDKITHSHHFGGTQCTIDAVENLLDTKINYHVRFRFEDVMNITNLIDGVDVVANHTFNQDYFDQEVFHFNKGQIYNLKGRMALAYTRHRKSDTAFKRDERQRQVIQGIVRKIAEPSGWKYIPQVYGYTKEHMEIAVNPIRSLSALPAVLIHHSDIEQHEITGDGRMINGVWYFMPDEISLENARSEFQN, from the coding sequence ATGAAACAAGTATTATTGATATTATTAATAGCTTTGGTAACCTTAATTGCATGGTTATGTGTTCCATTTAATATTCTTGTAATTGGGGTGGATGCCTATGCAAATCAGCCAACAGAAGGATCTCGGAGTGACGGGCTTATTGTTATAAGGGTTATACCGTATTTGGCACAGATAAAGATGGTTTCAATACCGCGTGATACATATGCGGAAATTCCTTGTGAAAATTATAAACAGGACAAAATTACACACTCACATCATTTTGGAGGAACACAATGTACAATTGATGCAGTTGAAAACTTGCTTGATACAAAAATTAATTATCACGTGCGTTTCAGATTTGAAGATGTAATGAATATAACTAATTTAATAGATGGAGTCGATGTTGTTGCAAATCATACTTTTAATCAGGATTATTTTGATCAGGAAGTATTTCATTTTAACAAAGGTCAAATTTATAATTTAAAGGGAAGAATGGCACTTGCATATACAAGACATAGAAAAAGTGATACTGCATTCAAGCGTGATGAGCGTCAAAGACAGGTTATTCAGGGGATTGTCCGAAAAATAGCAGAACCATCTGGATGGAAATATATTCCACAAGTTTATGGCTATACAAAGGAACATATGGAAATAGCAGTAAATCCTATTAGAAGTTTGTCGGCATTGCCAGCGGTTTTAATACACCATTCAGATATTGAGCAGCATGAGATTACTGGAGATGGAAGAATGATTAATGGAGTTTGGTATTTTATGCCAGATGAAATTTCATTAGAAAATGCTAGGTCAGAATTTCAAAATTAA
- the coaE gene encoding dephospho-CoA kinase (Dephospho-CoA kinase (CoaE) performs the final step in coenzyme A biosynthesis.), whose amino-acid sequence MVIGLTGGIGTGKSTVSQILQEKKFPVIDLDTISHEVIKIPKVIEKIVENFGKEVLENSGNFENENNAIRISREKLGKIIFENKEKRLLLNSIMHPEILHTMREQISKYKKNNKIIFVEIQLLFEVLWEKEFDYILLISAKKSTQIRRILERDNRSENDALNIINSQMPLDEKKERSDFVIENDGSIQDLEKKVDEFLRMLKNSILLMEVKK is encoded by the coding sequence ATGGTTATTGGGCTTACTGGCGGAATTGGGACTGGAAAAAGTACAGTTAGCCAGATTTTGCAGGAAAAGAAATTTCCTGTTATTGATTTGGACACTATTTCTCATGAGGTTATAAAAATTCCAAAAGTTATAGAAAAAATTGTGGAAAATTTTGGAAAAGAAGTTCTGGAAAATAGTGGTAATTTTGAAAATGAAAATAATGCAATCCGAATTTCACGTGAAAAATTAGGAAAAATTATTTTTGAAAATAAAGAAAAAAGACTGCTTTTAAATTCAATTATGCATCCAGAAATTTTGCATACTATGAGAGAACAGATTTCCAAATACAAAAAAAATAATAAAATTATTTTTGTAGAAATACAGCTGCTTTTTGAAGTCCTATGGGAAAAGGAATTTGATTATATTTTGTTAATTAGTGCAAAAAAGAGTACACAAATTAGGCGAATTTTGGAAAGAGACAACCGTAGTGAAAATGACGCCTTGAATATTATTAATTCCCAAATGCCGTTAGATGAAAAAAAAGAAAGAAGTGATTTTGTTATTGAAAATGATGGAAGTATTCAAGATTTGGAAAAAAAAGTTGATGAATTTTTAAGAATGCTAAAAAATAGTATTTTACTTATGGAGGTGAAAAAATGA
- a CDS encoding acetyl-CoA carboxylase biotin carboxyl carrier protein gives MELRDIQELMQVLKKENLTEMKIKYGNIKLTLTNSETGQIANATMPVTRKVQKNIAKALPKEEVIKSSNVGRIRLINSKVGTSVRKGEILARINTIGIDNDVKATVNGILKEVLVADGSAVDFAKELFKIEVK, from the coding sequence ATGGAACTGAGAGACATTCAGGAATTAATGCAGGTTTTAAAAAAAGAAAATTTAACCGAGATGAAAATAAAATATGGTAACATAAAGCTTACATTAACTAACTCTGAAACTGGACAAATTGCAAATGCCACAATGCCTGTAACAAGAAAAGTTCAAAAAAATATCGCCAAGGCATTGCCTAAAGAAGAAGTTATTAAATCAAGCAATGTAGGAAGAATAAGATTAATAAATTCAAAAGTTGGAACTTCAGTAAGAAAAGGAGAAATTCTTGCCAGAATTAACACAATTGGAATTGACAACGATGTAAAAGCTACTGTAAATGGTATCTTGAAAGAAGTATTAGTTGCAGATGGTTCAGCTGTGGATTTCGCAAAGGAATTATTTAAAATTGAAGTTAAATAA
- the accC gene encoding acetyl-CoA carboxylase biotin carboxylase subunit, with translation MFKKILIANRGEIAVRIIRAARELGIATVAVYSEADKDSLHVKLADEAMCIGTASSADSYLKIPNIISAAQVTGSEAVHPGYGFLAENQRFAEICEKNGIIFIGPKPELISMMGDKATARETAIKHKVPITKGSDGIVPNVEEAKKVAEWITYPVMIKATAGGGGKGMRIAHDEKELVENYIAAQNEAKAAFGNPDVYIEKYVEEPRHVEIQVIGDKFGNAVHLGERDCTIQRRHQKLIEESPSTGIDAKTREKMGKFASKLVKGIGYDSVGTLEFLVDKNMNFYFMEMNTRIQVEHTVSEEITGVDLIKEQIRVAAGEKLSVSQKDININGHVIECRINAEDSENGFLPSSGVMEKYIPSGGIGVRVDSHSYQNYEIPPYYDSMIAKLIVKGKDREEAIVRMKRALKEFIIEGIDTTIPFHLKVLDNKDFNDGIIYTNFIETHFKEALGK, from the coding sequence ATGTTCAAGAAAATATTAATAGCAAATAGAGGAGAAATTGCTGTTAGAATAATCAGAGCAGCAAGAGAACTGGGAATAGCAACTGTAGCGGTTTATTCAGAAGCTGACAAGGATTCACTTCACGTGAAACTTGCTGATGAGGCTATGTGTATTGGAACTGCCAGTAGTGCAGATTCTTATTTAAAAATCCCTAATATTATTTCAGCGGCACAAGTTACAGGAAGTGAGGCAGTTCATCCAGGATATGGATTTTTAGCCGAAAATCAAAGATTTGCTGAAATCTGTGAAAAAAATGGAATCATATTTATTGGTCCAAAGCCTGAACTAATCAGCATGATGGGAGATAAAGCTACTGCAAGGGAAACAGCTATTAAACATAAAGTTCCAATAACAAAAGGCTCAGATGGGATTGTACCAAATGTGGAAGAAGCAAAAAAAGTTGCAGAATGGATAACTTATCCTGTTATGATAAAAGCTACTGCTGGCGGTGGTGGTAAAGGAATGAGAATTGCACACGATGAAAAGGAACTTGTGGAAAATTACATTGCTGCCCAAAATGAAGCAAAAGCGGCATTTGGAAATCCAGATGTTTATATTGAAAAATACGTGGAAGAGCCAAGACACGTAGAAATTCAAGTAATTGGAGACAAATTTGGAAACGCTGTTCATTTGGGAGAAAGAGACTGCACAATTCAAAGACGTCATCAAAAATTAATAGAAGAATCCCCATCAACTGGAATCGATGCAAAAACACGTGAAAAAATGGGTAAATTTGCTTCAAAGCTTGTAAAAGGTATCGGTTATGACAGTGTTGGGACATTGGAATTTCTTGTTGACAAAAATATGAATTTCTATTTTATGGAAATGAACACCAGAATTCAGGTAGAACATACTGTAAGTGAAGAAATTACTGGTGTTGACCTAATAAAAGAACAAATAAGAGTAGCGGCGGGAGAAAAATTAAGTGTTTCCCAAAAAGATATAAATATTAATGGACATGTTATAGAATGCAGAATAAACGCAGAAGATTCTGAAAACGGATTTTTACCTTCTTCAGGAGTTATGGAAAAGTATATTCCATCTGGCGGAATCGGTGTAAGAGTCGATTCACATTCATATCAAAATTATGAAATACCGCCTTATTATGATTCAATGATTGCAAAACTTATCGTGAAAGGTAAGGACAGGGAAGAAGCTATTGTTAGAATGAAACGTGCCTTAAAGGAATTTATTATTGAAGGTATAGACACAACTATACCATTCCATTTGAAAGTTCTTGATAATAAAGATTTCAATGATGGAATTATCTATACAAATTTCATTGAAACTCATTTTAAAGAAGCTCTTGGAAAATAA
- a CDS encoding Asp23/Gls24 family envelope stress response protein, with protein sequence MNELGNVNISQEVVATIAESVVSEIEGVNSLVGGTSKNEIVKFFQNVSSGGKGIEVEVGETECTIDLYIVAKMGYKLPALAGEIQTNVVKAITDMTGLKVQEVNVYIQKIVKDDKKDVVQTPVETAEIEE encoded by the coding sequence ATGAACGAATTAGGAAATGTAAATATATCACAAGAAGTGGTGGCAACAATTGCAGAATCTGTAGTATCAGAAATTGAAGGAGTAAACAGCCTTGTAGGTGGAACTTCAAAAAATGAAATTGTTAAATTTTTCCAAAATGTATCTTCAGGTGGAAAAGGAATTGAAGTGGAAGTTGGAGAAACTGAATGTACAATAGATTTGTATATCGTAGCTAAAATGGGATACAAATTGCCAGCATTAGCAGGAGAAATCCAAACGAACGTAGTAAAAGCAATTACTGATATGACAGGATTAAAAGTTCAGGAAGTTAACGTATACATTCAAAAAATTGTTAAAGACGATAAAAAAGACGTTGTTCAAACTCCAGTAGAAACAGCAGAAATCGAAGAATAA
- the amaP gene encoding alkaline shock response membrane anchor protein AmaP → MIAILGFLARLSVILGFAGIAFSSISDMLFGTDYLGQLDIFIDLSSLNFRILVGILSIIYLVIFLLSYIDKLTKYSQSRKVKNKSGEIEVSIKTINETSKDFLSNQEIIKNSKIKSFPKGKAVVIEATVDTYNVDNLNEKLSEIQSKLSDYIFKATGITVKKSKVKLKKVLNETIIEKKIIDSPAIQKEEEQNTGNKNKILKNKNNTQIETSPTGKEN, encoded by the coding sequence ATGATTGCAATATTAGGATTTTTGGCAAGATTGTCTGTAATACTCGGATTTGCTGGGATTGCTTTTTCTAGTATATCGGATATGCTGTTTGGGACTGATTATTTGGGACAACTTGATATTTTTATTGATTTAAGCAGTTTAAACTTTAGAATTTTAGTTGGAATATTATCAATAATTTATCTGGTCATATTTTTACTTTCTTATATTGACAAACTTACAAAATATTCTCAAAGTAGAAAGGTGAAAAATAAAAGTGGAGAAATCGAAGTTTCTATTAAAACTATAAATGAAACATCAAAAGATTTTTTAAGTAATCAGGAAATCATAAAAAATTCAAAAATTAAATCATTTCCAAAAGGAAAAGCAGTTGTTATAGAAGCTACTGTGGATACCTACAACGTTGATAACTTGAACGAAAAACTATCAGAAATTCAAAGTAAATTATCTGATTATATTTTTAAAGCGACTGGAATTACGGTGAAAAAAAGTAAGGTAAAATTAAAAAAAGTTTTAAATGAAACAATTATTGAAAAAAAAATCATTGATTCTCCAGCTATTCAGAAAGAAGAAGAACAAAATACAGGCAATAAAAACAAAATTTTAAAAAACAAAAATAATACACAAATTGAAACTTCCCCAACTGGAAAGGAAAATTAA